From Toxorhynchites rutilus septentrionalis strain SRP chromosome 2, ASM2978413v1, whole genome shotgun sequence, a single genomic window includes:
- the LOC129764280 gene encoding 28S ribosomal protein S35, mitochondrial: protein MALITRFGKPILPVRIVCCRFQSTQPDASSKRIDDEEFPVLNFKQVKTRPPARRRTMKEVPPPRFQQMATDQDWGAVWPGPKSFNPSAVPLPLRQGYVSKKHQFPPGKFANAELMKIPNFLHLTPPVIKKQCEALKQFCTPWPKGLESEDKMKQHFPVDFISSDYCHALPTIRNPLSRIVTIQLKLDTLKLNKHAKDKFLRLVGERYNPDTDVLTLVTDRCPLKKQNYDHAMYLLTALYHESNIVEPWEETKSEADMEYYDFNRNRAKISSEAILNWNKPEDVQRVEAPQSYARSIEQLFNDGENEYNLQKYKEQTLSLLGLVK from the exons ATGGCGCTTATCACACgatttggaaaaccgatactaCCTGTACGGATTGTGTGTTGCCGTTTTCAATCCACCCAACCAGATGCTTCTAGCAAACGTATTGATGATGAGG aaTTCCCGGTTTTGAATTTTAAGCAAGTCAAAACTAGACCACCTGCTCGAAGGAGGACGATGAAAGAGGTTCCTCCACCAAG ATTCCAACAAATGGCGACAGATCAGGACTGGGGTGCGGTGTGGCCGGGTCCAAAATCATTCAACCCATCAGCCGTTCCGCTGCCACTGCGTCAAGGCTACGTCTCTAAAAAGCATCAGTTTCCACCGGGCAAATTTGCGAATGCAGAACTAATGAAAATACCAAACTTTCTGCATCTCACCCCACCAGTCATCAAGAAGCAGTGTGAAGCACTCAAACAATTCTGTACCCCATGGCCCAAAGGTCTTGAAAGCGAGGACAAAATGAAGCAGCACTTTCCGGTGGATTTCATCTCTTCGGACTACTGTCACGCCTTACCGACAATTCGTAACCCGCTTTCACGTATAGTAACGATCCAGCTGAAGCTCGATACGCTGAAGCTCAACAAACACGCCAAGGATAAGTTTCTAAGGTTGGTTGGAGAGCGGTACAATCCCGATACTGACGTACTTACCCTGGTGACGGATAGATGTCCGCTGAAAAAGCAAAATTATGACCACGCAATGTATTTGTTGACGGCACTTTATCATGAATCTAACATTGTTGAGCCTTGGGAGGAAACGAAATCGGAAGCCGATATGGAGTATTACGACTTCAATCGCAATCGTGCGAAAATTAGTTCGGAAGCTATTCTAAACTGGAACAAACCAGAGGATGTTCAGAGAGTGGAGGCACCCCAGAGTTATGCTCGCTCGATAGAGCAACTGTTTAATGATGGCGAAAATGAGTACAACCTCCAGAAGTACAAGGAACAGACCTTATCATTGTTGGGCCTTGTCAAATAG
- the LOC129764282 gene encoding uncharacterized protein LOC129764282, producing MTNIVRNGRLILLFLGILPSVIDNLSANNGKDNIYKSAPRILSSDEYQIEKPLIDGDHPRELISNGHVVSSEYERLQQTNDVLPYKPRYSGVGFVTKSNFNKTKIAAGDRNTHPLSKKFASPGHKGRILLNNHIEDDDAAATDVKSDLRSGSYFDGNGDWFHNAHHGSNIGGVWTNELAFDNGIGSDNHNLPAAIGQSHGHALLGVHLLNPFILVAMLSFVISLMNALLGIVDKFRLPVVRARGVSNVSTPKYSRAINKKVPSELDDLIPILWKRHNE from the coding sequence ATGACCAATATAGTAAGAAATGGTCGGTTAATCCTGCTCTTCTTGGGAATTCTCCCCAGTGTGATAGACAATCTTTCCGCAAACAACGGAAAGGATAACATATATAAGTCAGCTCCGCGTATTCTTTCCAGCGATGAATACCAAATCGAGAAACCACTAATTGATGGCGATCATCCGCGTGAATTGATCAGCAACGGACATGTGGTATCAAGTGAATACGAACGATTGCAGCAGACTAACGATGTATTGCCTTACAAACCAAGATATTCGGGTGTTGGCTTCGTAACTAAATCTAATTTTAATAAGACAAAAATTGCTGCAGGTGATCGAAATACCCACCCACTTTCGAAGAAGTTTGCGTCCCCTGGACACAAGGGTCGCATATTGCTAAACAATCACATCGAAGACGATGATGCAGCAGCAACAGACGTGAAAAGCGATCTACGCTCGGGAAGTTACTTTGATGGCAACGGAGATTGGTTCCATAACGCTCATCATGGATCAAATATCGGCGGAGTTTGGACAAATGAATTGGCTTTCGATAATGGCATTGGAAGTGACAATCACAATCTGCCCGCGGCGATCGGACAATCGCACGGACACGCTTTATTGGGGGTACATCTGCTAAATCCGTTCATACTGGTGGCAATGTTATCGTTTGTGATTAGTTTAATGAACGCACTTCTCGGAATAGTTGATAAGTTCAGGTTACCCGTTGTTAGAGCACGCGGAGTGTCCAACGTGTCAACGCCAAAGTATTCTCGAGCTATAAACAAGAAAGTTCCAAGTGAACTGGATGATTTGATTCCTATTTTATGGAAAAGACACAACGAATAA